One genomic window of Streptomonospora nanhaiensis includes the following:
- a CDS encoding FtsW/RodA/SpoVE family cell cycle protein → MTLFAIALTLYAMIEAGLTRNNEMPPSLFLYGGLFGGLAILAHFFIRFFAPWSDPLLLPLATLLNGLGIAMLWRLGEATGDTSRASAMDQLILTAASMVVFAGIIYFLKEPRTLQRYPYIMAVGAVFLLLLPLTPLGSEINGARQWVNFGFTSLQPSEFAKIALVVFLSGYMVTKRDVLALASRQIKIGPVKVLDLPRMRDTAPMAVMWGFCIIVLVILMNDLGTSLMLFGTFLAMIYVATQRGSWIVIGLTAFFGACAAIYPFVPHFRVRMVTWLDAFRPDVFCTDEALANPESFCVTSGNSQQLVQGLFALAEGGMTGTGLGGGQPGYVPEVQNDFIFTAFGEELGLAGIMVMLMALALLVERGMRIALASKELFIKMFASGISFLIAFQTFVVIGGVTRVIPMTGATIPFVAKGGSALLSSWIMVALLMRMSNNARKPAPQAIQDEGATQVIQR, encoded by the coding sequence ATGACGCTGTTCGCGATCGCGCTGACGCTCTACGCCATGATCGAGGCCGGCCTCACCCGCAACAACGAGATGCCGCCCAGCCTGTTCCTCTACGGCGGGCTGTTCGGCGGCCTGGCGATCCTGGCGCACTTCTTCATCCGGTTCTTCGCGCCCTGGTCGGACCCCCTGCTGCTGCCCCTGGCCACCCTGCTCAACGGCCTGGGCATCGCCATGCTGTGGCGGCTGGGCGAGGCCACCGGCGACACCTCGCGCGCCAGCGCCATGGACCAGCTCATCCTGACCGCCGCCAGCATGGTGGTGTTCGCGGGGATCATCTACTTCCTCAAGGAGCCCCGCACCCTCCAGCGCTACCCCTACATCATGGCGGTGGGCGCGGTGTTCCTGCTGCTGCTGCCGCTGACCCCGCTGGGCAGCGAGATCAACGGCGCCCGGCAGTGGGTGAACTTCGGGTTCACCTCGCTGCAGCCCTCGGAGTTCGCCAAGATCGCCCTGGTGGTCTTCCTGTCGGGCTACATGGTCACCAAGCGCGACGTGCTCGCACTGGCCAGCCGGCAGATCAAGATCGGCCCCGTCAAGGTGCTCGACCTGCCGCGCATGCGCGACACCGCGCCCATGGCGGTCATGTGGGGCTTCTGCATCATCGTGCTGGTCATCCTGATGAACGACCTCGGCACCTCGCTGATGCTGTTCGGCACCTTCCTGGCCATGATCTACGTGGCCACCCAGCGCGGCTCCTGGATCGTCATCGGGCTCACCGCGTTCTTCGGCGCGTGCGCGGCCATCTACCCGTTCGTGCCGCACTTCCGCGTCCGCATGGTCACCTGGCTCGACGCCTTCCGCCCCGACGTGTTCTGCACCGACGAGGCCTTGGCCAACCCCGAGTCCTTCTGCGTGACCTCCGGCAACAGCCAGCAGCTCGTGCAGGGCCTGTTCGCGCTGGCCGAGGGCGGCATGACCGGCACGGGCCTGGGCGGCGGCCAGCCCGGCTACGTCCCCGAGGTCCAGAACGACTTCATCTTCACCGCCTTCGGCGAGGAGCTGGGCCTGGCCGGGATCATGGTCATGCTGATGGCGCTGGCGCTGCTGGTCGAGCGCGGCATGCGCATCGCGCTGGCGTCCAAGGAGCTCTTCATCAAGATGTTCGCGTCGGGGATCTCCTTCCTCATCGCCTTCCAGACCTTCGTCGTCATCGGCGGTGTCACCCGGGTGATCCCCATGACCGGTGCCACGATCCCGTTCGTCGCCAAGGGCGGTTCGGCCCTGCTGTCGAGCTGGATCATGGTCGCCCTGCTGATGCGCATGAGCAACAACGCACGCAAGCCCGCTCCGCAGGCCATCCAGGACGAGGGCGCGACCCAGGTGATCCAGCGATGA
- a CDS encoding Stp1/IreP family PP2C-type Ser/Thr phosphatase produces the protein MTIALRYAAYSDVGCLREGNEDSAYAGPYLLAVADGMGGHAGGEIASAIAISTLMTLDEDVPTTEAMVGSLQQAVEHANNLLAQRVKEEPRLENMGTTLTAMLWSGARVAMIHVGDSRAYLLRGDEFGQITHDHTLVQTLVDEGKITEEEVATHPQRSLLLRALDGRSQVDPDISISEARVGDRYLLCSDGLSGVVSPETIRETLATERNPDAAARRLIDLANRGGGPDNITAVVADVIDTATDPGGPTQEPAVVGAADQRREPVMTPDTPAGRAQGLNRGAGDTAEMARVPAFEPPPEEPDEPERRTRSWWPMIIAFVVLVAIIAGAGYYFGTRYLSSQYFLGPSENGDTVALYQGLSTDVAGYDLAEQIEDTQIPIDGLPETERNAVNSTIPLDSRDEADGRIAELRETADSCSADPDSCGLEGRPAGGRQQDQGNGQDGPGGQGGEATPSPGAAVGHAVQIPLGGD, from the coding sequence ATGACAATCGCTCTCCGATACGCGGCGTACTCCGACGTAGGATGCCTCCGCGAAGGCAACGAAGACTCCGCCTACGCCGGCCCGTACCTCCTCGCGGTCGCCGACGGAATGGGCGGACATGCGGGCGGTGAGATCGCGAGCGCCATCGCGATCTCGACGCTGATGACCCTGGACGAGGACGTCCCCACGACCGAGGCCATGGTGGGCTCCCTCCAGCAGGCGGTCGAGCACGCCAACAACCTGCTCGCCCAGCGGGTCAAGGAGGAGCCCCGGCTGGAGAACATGGGCACCACCCTAACCGCCATGCTGTGGTCGGGTGCGCGCGTCGCCATGATCCACGTCGGCGACTCCCGCGCCTACCTGCTGCGGGGCGACGAGTTCGGGCAGATCACCCACGACCACACCCTCGTGCAGACCCTGGTGGACGAAGGCAAGATCACCGAGGAGGAGGTCGCCACCCACCCCCAGCGGTCCCTGCTGCTGCGCGCGCTCGACGGCCGCAGCCAGGTGGACCCCGACATCTCCATCAGCGAGGCCCGCGTCGGCGACCGCTACCTGCTCTGCTCCGACGGCCTCTCCGGCGTGGTCAGCCCCGAGACCATCCGCGAGACCCTGGCCACCGAGCGCAATCCCGACGCCGCCGCCCGCCGCCTGATCGACCTCGCCAATCGCGGCGGCGGCCCCGACAACATCACCGCCGTGGTGGCCGACGTCATCGACACCGCCACCGACCCCGGCGGCCCCACCCAGGAGCCCGCCGTGGTGGGCGCGGCCGACCAGCGCCGCGAACCCGTCATGACCCCCGACACCCCCGCCGGGCGCGCCCAGGGCCTCAACCGCGGCGCCGGCGACACCGCCGAGATGGCGCGGGTCCCCGCCTTCGAGCCGCCGCCCGAGGAGCCCGACGAGCCCGAGCGCCGCACCCGCAGCTGGTGGCCCATGATCATCGCCTTCGTGGTGCTCGTCGCGATCATCGCCGGCGCGGGCTACTACTTCGGCACGCGCTACCTCAGCAGCCAGTACTTCCTCGGCCCCTCCGAGAACGGCGACACCGTGGCCCTCTACCAGGGCCTGAGCACCGACGTCGCCGGCTACGACCTCGCCGAGCAGATCGAGGACACCCAGATCCCCATCGACGGCCTGCCCGAGACCGAGCGCAACGCCGTCAACTCCACCATCCCCCTCGACAGCCGCGACGAAGCCGACGGCCGCATCGCCGAACTGCGCGAGACCGCCGACTCCTGCTCGGCCGACCCCGACTCCTGCGGCCTGGAGGGCCGGCCCGCCGGCGGCCGGCAGCAGGACCAGGGCAACGGCCAGGACGGACCGGGCGGGCAGGGCGGCGAGGCCACCCCGTCTCCCGGCGCCGCCGTCGGACACGCCGTCCAGATCCCGCTGGGAGGGGATTGA
- a CDS encoding FHA domain-containing protein FhaB/FipA yields MSDLTLMLIRITFLCVLWLFVIFAVGVIRTDLLGPAKSKSKRKRSERRAPADTRAPRPARSPRAPKGRRNEPRSLVVTKGPLAGTSLNLSPQQPIIIGRANDATLVINDDYASGRHARIFSDNGRWIVEDLGSTNGTYLGQQRLTHPQPISVGQPIRIGKTVLELRK; encoded by the coding sequence ATGTCCGACTTGACCCTCATGCTGATCAGGATCACGTTCCTCTGCGTGCTGTGGCTGTTCGTGATCTTCGCGGTCGGAGTCATCCGAACCGACCTCCTCGGCCCCGCAAAGAGCAAGTCCAAGCGCAAGCGCTCCGAACGGCGCGCCCCCGCCGATACCCGTGCCCCGCGCCCCGCACGCTCCCCGCGCGCCCCCAAGGGCCGCCGCAACGAACCGCGCTCCCTCGTGGTCACCAAGGGTCCGCTCGCCGGCACCTCGCTCAACCTCTCCCCCCAGCAGCCGATCATCATCGGCCGGGCCAACGACGCCACGCTCGTCATCAACGACGACTACGCCTCGGGTCGGCACGCCCGGATCTTCTCCGACAACGGCCGCTGGATCGTTGAGGACCTCGGTTCGACGAACGGCACCTACCTGGGCCAGCAGCGGCTGACCCACCCCCAGCCAATCTCGGTCGGACAACCAATCCGCATCGGCAAAACCGTCCTGGAACTGCGCAAATGA
- a CDS encoding FhaA domain-containing protein, producing MGVLQRFERRLGGMIEGTFARAFKSKLEPVEIASAVQREMDERAAIVAQGRTLVPNDFVVELSAEDAEHMDALADTIGQELAKLARDYATEQGYSFVGPVRVHFKSEADLQMGRFRIRSGVIRGSTVESGEIRTSVADQPRNPADAQGHPRLLISPGGATAEGSPASQGMQQSFVLNTQVTLLGRGTDCHLRLVDNGVSRHHAEIRVEDDEAVLVDLGSTNGTFVNGQQVKRARLVDGSRISLGRTTMTFRRD from the coding sequence GTGGGAGTGCTCCAACGCTTCGAGCGCAGGCTTGGAGGCATGATCGAAGGCACCTTCGCCCGTGCTTTCAAGTCCAAGCTCGAACCCGTCGAGATCGCCAGCGCCGTCCAGCGTGAAATGGACGAGCGCGCCGCAATCGTCGCCCAGGGCCGGACCCTGGTGCCCAACGACTTCGTGGTGGAGCTTTCCGCCGAGGACGCCGAGCACATGGACGCCCTGGCCGACACCATCGGCCAGGAACTCGCCAAACTGGCGCGCGACTACGCCACGGAGCAGGGCTACTCCTTCGTGGGTCCGGTGCGCGTGCACTTCAAGTCCGAAGCCGATCTCCAGATGGGCCGGTTCCGGATCCGCTCCGGCGTGATCCGCGGGTCCACGGTCGAGAGCGGCGAGATCCGCACCTCGGTCGCCGACCAGCCGCGCAACCCGGCCGACGCCCAGGGCCACCCCCGGCTGCTGATCTCCCCCGGCGGCGCCACGGCCGAGGGCTCGCCCGCCAGCCAGGGCATGCAGCAGTCCTTCGTCCTCAACACCCAGGTCACCCTGCTGGGCCGGGGTACCGACTGCCACCTGCGCCTCGTCGACAACGGCGTCTCGCGCCACCACGCCGAGATCCGCGTCGAGGACGACGAAGCAGTCCTCGTCGACCTCGGCTCCACCAACGGCACGTTCGTCAACGGCCAGCAGGTCAAACGCGCCCGCCTGGTCGACGGCAGCCGGATCAGCCTGGGCCGCACCACGATGACCTTCCGTCGGGACTGA
- a CDS encoding SSI family serine proteinase inhibitor, whose translation MRTLIPATALAAAVLLTAGCGADEVRTEPGPGAEGSGGSPGAHTPDTELTIHITADESAQPDAAQSGAASSAPPDPAHWTLTCSPAGGDHPDPEAACADLADAGGADAFAEVPDNQPCTFIYGGPQVARVEGHVEGTEVDTEFTRSGGCEIDRYDTMGAVLAP comes from the coding sequence ATGCGCACGCTCATCCCGGCGACCGCGCTGGCGGCCGCCGTTCTGCTCACCGCCGGATGCGGCGCCGACGAGGTCCGCACGGAGCCCGGCCCCGGTGCCGAGGGCTCCGGCGGGTCGCCGGGCGCCCACACGCCCGACACCGAACTGACCATCCACATCACCGCCGACGAATCCGCCCAGCCGGACGCGGCGCAGAGCGGGGCCGCCTCGTCGGCGCCGCCCGACCCCGCGCACTGGACGCTCACCTGCTCCCCGGCGGGCGGCGACCACCCCGACCCCGAGGCCGCCTGCGCCGACCTGGCCGACGCCGGGGGCGCCGACGCCTTCGCCGAGGTCCCCGACAACCAGCCGTGCACCTTCATCTACGGCGGCCCGCAGGTGGCGCGGGTCGAGGGGCACGTCGAGGGCACCGAGGTCGACACCGAGTTCACCCGCTCCGGCGGCTGCGAGATCGACCGCTACGACACCATGGGCGCGGTCCTTGCCCCCTAG
- a CDS encoding rhodanese-like domain-containing protein, with amino-acid sequence MFAESVPVVEVSTVPPDGFVLDVREDDEWRAGHAPDALHIPLHQLPERAAEVPRDRQIYVVCRIGGRSAQAVQALNDAGWQAANVAGGMQAWALAGRGMVSETGADPKVV; translated from the coding sequence GTGTTCGCTGAGAGTGTGCCTGTCGTCGAGGTCAGCACCGTGCCGCCGGACGGGTTCGTGCTCGACGTCCGCGAGGACGACGAATGGCGCGCCGGGCACGCGCCCGACGCCCTGCACATCCCGCTGCACCAGCTCCCCGAGCGGGCCGCCGAGGTGCCCCGGGACCGCCAGATCTACGTGGTGTGCCGGATCGGCGGGCGCTCCGCCCAGGCCGTCCAGGCGCTCAACGACGCCGGGTGGCAGGCGGCCAACGTCGCAGGCGGCATGCAGGCGTGGGCGCTGGCCGGGCGCGGCATGGTCAGCGAGACCGGCGCCGATCCGAAGGTCGTCTGA
- a CDS encoding PAS domain-containing sensor histidine kinase, translated as MAPDRPLPSADAVLACAADAIVAVDTDLRVVLWNPAAERLFGWSAAEVVGCPLPIVPEELTAEHHAILERVRAGGPLTIVSRRLRRDGSVVDVRVATSCLFDGSGGLTGWATVYHAYEDIGAVQSRMTERARLVRRLTDVVADINADLDLDAVLDRIAHSLTELTGADAGGFALIEDDQLRLVSLTQLSDHLRGYRAPLETSLFGELLRSGKTVLLATDDTRSLDDLIWADLEGLHTIALGVSNVQGRPYGALYALYSRRKVGHIELELLELLAAHAGVALGNAMAYREIVRQRAHEHAVVDSSADGIAVLGASGLVRKWNRSAAELTGYTAAEAVGRHPPFPLPAAQGENIRHRLDNGRWLEILITDIPETGERVVDFRDISQAKALEEEKDLFLATAGHELRTPITVVQGFASTLAGRWDQLDDRSRRAAVDTIADRSAILARLVENLLLGADAREGDQRGGGPFDLERLLRDSATAFRPFSARHTLLLELPERLPWALGDPTATDVIVGQLLENAFKYSPEGGRVVLSAAVEDGRVAVSVEDEGVGIAPGDEERIFGRFVQGEAGDRRRFGGIGLGLYIARRLARAQGGDVTAHRRAAGGTRMRFTLQSAPPGEADKPDK; from the coding sequence GTGGCCCCCGATCGTCCCCTCCCCAGTGCCGACGCCGTCCTGGCGTGCGCGGCCGACGCGATCGTGGCCGTCGACACCGACCTGCGGGTGGTCCTGTGGAACCCGGCGGCCGAGCGGCTGTTCGGCTGGAGCGCGGCCGAGGTGGTCGGCTGCCCGCTGCCCATCGTCCCCGAGGAGCTGACCGCCGAGCACCACGCCATCCTGGAGCGGGTGCGCGCGGGCGGGCCGCTCACCATCGTCAGCCGGCGGCTGCGCCGCGACGGCAGCGTGGTCGACGTCCGGGTCGCCACGAGCTGCCTGTTCGACGGCTCCGGCGGGCTCACCGGCTGGGCCACCGTCTACCACGCCTACGAGGACATCGGCGCGGTGCAGAGCCGCATGACCGAGCGCGCGCGGCTGGTGCGCCGGCTCACCGACGTGGTCGCCGACATCAACGCCGACCTCGACCTCGACGCCGTGCTGGACCGGATCGCCCACAGCCTCACCGAGCTGACCGGCGCCGACGCCGGCGGGTTCGCGCTCATCGAGGACGATCAGCTGCGCCTGGTCAGCCTCACCCAGCTGTCGGACCACCTGCGCGGCTACCGTGCGCCGCTGGAGACCAGCCTGTTCGGGGAGCTGCTGCGCAGCGGCAAGACCGTGCTGCTGGCCACCGACGACACCCGCAGCCTCGACGACCTCATCTGGGCCGACCTGGAGGGGCTGCACACCATCGCGCTGGGCGTGTCCAACGTCCAGGGGCGGCCCTACGGCGCCCTCTACGCCCTCTACAGCCGGCGCAAGGTCGGCCACATCGAGCTGGAGCTGCTGGAACTCCTGGCGGCCCACGCCGGGGTGGCGCTGGGCAACGCCATGGCCTACCGCGAGATCGTGCGGCAGCGGGCGCACGAGCACGCCGTGGTCGACTCCAGCGCCGACGGGATCGCGGTGCTGGGCGCCAGCGGCCTGGTGCGCAAGTGGAACCGCTCGGCCGCCGAGCTGACCGGCTACACCGCCGCCGAGGCGGTCGGGCGCCACCCGCCCTTCCCGCTGCCGGCCGCCCAGGGCGAGAACATCCGGCACCGCCTCGACAACGGCCGGTGGCTGGAGATCCTCATCACCGACATCCCCGAGACCGGGGAGCGGGTCGTGGACTTCCGCGACATCAGCCAGGCCAAGGCGCTGGAAGAGGAGAAGGACCTCTTCCTGGCCACGGCCGGGCACGAACTGCGCACGCCGATCACGGTCGTGCAGGGGTTCGCCAGCACGCTGGCGGGGCGCTGGGACCAGCTCGACGACCGCTCGCGGCGGGCGGCCGTGGACACCATCGCCGACCGCTCGGCGATCCTCGCCCGGCTGGTCGAGAACCTGCTGCTGGGCGCCGACGCCCGCGAGGGCGACCAGCGGGGCGGCGGGCCATTCGACCTCGAACGCCTGCTGCGCGACAGCGCCACCGCGTTCCGCCCGTTCTCCGCGCGGCACACGTTGCTGCTGGAGCTGCCCGAGCGGCTGCCCTGGGCCCTGGGCGACCCCACGGCCACCGACGTGATCGTGGGCCAGCTGCTGGAGAACGCGTTCAAGTACTCGCCCGAGGGCGGCCGGGTGGTGCTGAGCGCGGCGGTCGAGGACGGCCGCGTGGCGGTCTCGGTCGAGGACGAGGGCGTGGGGATCGCGCCCGGCGACGAGGAGCGCATCTTCGGCCGGTTCGTGCAGGGCGAGGCCGGCGACCGCCGCAGGTTCGGCGGGATCGGGCTGGGGCTCTACATCGCCCGCCGGCTGGCCCGCGCCCAGGGCGGCGACGTCACCGCGCACCGGCGCGCGGCGGGCGGCACCCGGATGAGATTCACATTACAGTCGGCGCCTCCCGGCGAAGCCGACAAGCCGGACAAATAG
- a CDS encoding ATP-binding protein translates to MSRNVLLPHAPSSVTSARRRMCSDLRASGIETGKIDDAAIVLSELLSNALRHAAPLPDPFPPGCVQVCWEVGGTDTAASWLEVSVRDGGAETLPRLARPSLSALGGRGLGIVEHLAAKWGTEVDDTVTTVWAVLEVEVPAPAPRPPRAAAWPGPPAPAVGGDRRGAPADPGERAWSARSHATWA, encoded by the coding sequence GTGTCGAGGAACGTACTGCTGCCGCACGCTCCGTCGAGCGTGACCAGCGCCCGCCGGCGCATGTGCTCCGACCTGCGCGCCTCGGGCATCGAGACCGGCAAGATCGACGACGCCGCCATCGTCCTCAGCGAACTGCTGAGCAACGCCCTGCGCCACGCCGCGCCGCTGCCCGACCCCTTCCCGCCGGGGTGTGTGCAGGTCTGCTGGGAGGTCGGCGGCACCGACACCGCGGCCTCGTGGCTGGAGGTCTCGGTCCGCGACGGCGGCGCCGAGACCCTGCCCCGGCTGGCCCGCCCCTCGCTGTCGGCCCTGGGCGGGCGCGGGCTGGGCATCGTCGAGCACCTCGCCGCCAAGTGGGGCACCGAGGTCGACGACACCGTCACCACCGTCTGGGCCGTCCTTGAGGTCGAGGTCCCCGCGCCCGCGCCGCGGCCCCCGCGCGCGGCCGCGTGGCCGGGCCCGCCGGCGCCGGCCGTCGGCGGCGACCGCCGCGGCGCCCCGGCGGACCCCGGCGAGCGCGCGTGGAGCGCGCGCAGCCACGCCACCTGGGCGTGA
- a CDS encoding STAS domain-containing protein codes for MELKISSQSQGDCAVVTVRGEIDLYTAPQLQSGLLNALEDGARRLVIDMSGVEFCDSTGMSVLLSAMKRARERKGTLELVAPKPAVRKILEVTGLISVFTVQDSLDALPMAAGSGSTA; via the coding sequence GTGGAGTTGAAGATCTCAAGTCAGTCTCAGGGCGATTGCGCAGTGGTCACTGTGCGCGGCGAGATTGACCTCTATACGGCACCGCAACTGCAGAGCGGGCTGCTGAACGCGCTTGAGGACGGCGCCCGGCGGCTGGTCATCGACATGTCGGGCGTGGAGTTCTGCGACTCCACCGGTATGAGCGTGCTGCTGTCGGCCATGAAGCGGGCCCGCGAACGCAAGGGCACCCTCGAACTGGTCGCCCCCAAGCCGGCGGTGCGCAAGATCCTTGAGGTCACCGGCCTCATCTCCGTGTTCACCGTCCAGGACTCCCTCGACGCCCTCCCCATGGCGGCCGGTTCCGGTTCCACCGCCTAG
- a CDS encoding glycosyltransferase family 2 protein: MTDNPGPGGAVAVIIPAKDEADRVGATVRASALLPGADLVVVVDDGSRDSTAAVAASAGARVLRHARNRGKGAAMETGAEGVRLIEQCAAPPARPPRHLLFLDADLGDTAAGAAPLVEPVRAGDADMTIALFPATRMRLGGHGFVVRLAREGIRRATGWEPEQPLSGQRCLTRAAFEAARPLAAGFGVETGLTVDVLRRGMRVVEVEVPLEHRPTGTDLRAQAHRARQFADVGRALAERELGPALERGARRLSAEARAAALAASRTFVRHGAGFPKRGEYRSRDTP, translated from the coding sequence ATGACCGATAACCCGGGTCCCGGCGGCGCGGTCGCGGTCATCATCCCCGCCAAGGACGAGGCCGATCGCGTCGGCGCCACCGTGCGCGCCTCCGCCCTCCTGCCCGGCGCCGACCTTGTCGTGGTCGTCGACGACGGTTCGCGCGACTCCACCGCCGCCGTGGCCGCCTCGGCCGGCGCCCGCGTGCTGCGCCACGCCCGCAACCGCGGCAAGGGCGCGGCGATGGAGACCGGCGCCGAGGGCGTGCGCCTGATCGAGCAGTGCGCCGCGCCCCCCGCCCGCCCCCCGCGCCACCTGCTGTTCCTCGACGCCGACCTCGGCGACACCGCCGCCGGCGCCGCGCCGCTGGTGGAGCCCGTGCGCGCCGGCGACGCCGACATGACCATCGCCCTGTTCCCCGCCACGCGGATGCGGCTGGGCGGCCACGGCTTCGTCGTGCGGCTGGCCCGCGAGGGCATCCGCCGCGCCACCGGCTGGGAGCCCGAGCAGCCGCTGAGCGGCCAGCGCTGCCTGACGCGGGCGGCGTTCGAGGCCGCCCGCCCGCTCGCCGCCGGGTTCGGGGTCGAGACCGGCCTGACCGTCGACGTGCTGCGCCGGGGCATGCGGGTCGTGGAGGTCGAGGTCCCCCTGGAGCACCGGCCCACCGGCACCGACCTGCGAGCCCAGGCCCACCGCGCGCGGCAGTTCGCCGACGTCGGGCGCGCGCTGGCCGAGCGCGAACTCGGCCCCGCCCTGGAGCGCGGGGCCCGCCGGCTGTCGGCCGAGGCACGCGCGGCGGCGCTGGCCGCCTCGCGAACGTTCGTCCGGCATGGGGCCGGTTTCCCGAAACGCGGAGAGTATCGTTCCCGTGACACTCCGTAG
- a CDS encoding DUF4446 family protein, with amino-acid sequence MTTSLVVVGVLAGLGGLAVGTYAFLTARSSIEDCRSMIERMLPDGSGVDARALRDVAVVRYDALEEMSGARSFSLALLNAVGDGVVVTSINGRTESRTYAKAIEKGRALEALSPEEYRAIRAARLGQAPSEVAGEDAPAAATAPRKVPGARVPQPAPAEPSAGPAVSPPAPEAPPEPAADQPAVRTLGAAPGAAPVRKAQGAAN; translated from the coding sequence TTGACTACGTCTCTGGTCGTTGTCGGCGTGCTGGCCGGACTGGGCGGTCTGGCGGTCGGCACCTACGCGTTCCTGACCGCCCGCTCCTCGATCGAGGACTGCCGCTCCATGATCGAGCGCATGCTGCCCGACGGCAGCGGGGTGGACGCCCGCGCGCTCCGCGACGTCGCCGTGGTGCGCTACGACGCCCTGGAGGAGATGTCGGGCGCGCGCTCGTTCTCCCTGGCCCTGCTCAACGCGGTGGGCGACGGTGTCGTGGTGACCTCGATCAACGGCCGCACCGAGTCCCGCACCTACGCCAAGGCCATCGAGAAGGGCCGCGCCCTGGAGGCGCTGTCGCCCGAGGAGTACCGCGCCATCCGCGCGGCCCGGCTCGGCCAGGCGCCGAGCGAGGTCGCCGGCGAGGACGCCCCGGCGGCGGCCACCGCGCCGCGGAAGGTGCCCGGCGCGCGCGTCCCCCAGCCCGCGCCGGCCGAGCCTTCGGCCGGGCCGGCGGTGTCGCCGCCGGCGCCCGAGGCCCCGCCCGAGCCCGCCGCCGACCAGCCGGCGGTGCGCACCCTGGGCGCCGCACCGGGCGCGGCCCCGGTGCGCAAAGCGCAGGGGGCCGCGAACTAG
- the pheA gene encoding prephenate dehydratase: MRYAYLGPEGTFTEAALRALMPQAPEADLVAYPGVDAVFSAIRRGEVAGGVVPLENSLEGGVSATMAELINGDPLLIAAETALPVRFTLFARDGVALADVKRVATHPHAYAQCRGWLARNLPDAEVFTVSSTAAAAQAVAEPGAPYDAAVCARVAGERYRLNALAEGIGDRSDTATRFIQLVRPQPLPEPTGADRTSLVAFLADDHPGALIELLQQFAVRGVNLTRLESRPTGDGLGRYCFCLDADGHVADPAVGEALMGLRRICKEVRFLGSYPRVGLGTELSPFLPPRGTTSADFYEAERWLARVRAGEPG; the protein is encoded by the coding sequence ATGCGCTATGCCTATCTCGGTCCCGAGGGCACGTTCACCGAGGCCGCCCTGCGCGCGCTCATGCCCCAGGCGCCCGAGGCCGACCTCGTGGCCTACCCCGGGGTCGACGCGGTGTTCTCGGCCATCCGCCGGGGCGAGGTCGCCGGCGGCGTCGTGCCGCTGGAGAACTCCCTGGAGGGCGGCGTCAGCGCCACCATGGCGGAGCTGATCAACGGCGACCCGCTGCTGATCGCCGCCGAGACCGCGCTCCCGGTGCGGTTCACCCTCTTCGCCCGCGACGGGGTGGCGCTGGCCGACGTCAAGCGGGTGGCCACCCATCCGCACGCCTACGCCCAGTGCCGGGGCTGGCTGGCGCGCAACCTGCCCGACGCCGAGGTCTTCACGGTCTCCTCCACGGCCGCCGCCGCCCAGGCGGTGGCCGAACCCGGCGCGCCCTACGACGCCGCGGTCTGCGCGCGCGTGGCCGGCGAGCGCTACCGGCTCAACGCCCTCGCCGAGGGCATCGGCGACCGCTCCGACACCGCCACCCGGTTCATCCAGCTGGTGCGCCCCCAGCCCCTGCCCGAGCCCACCGGCGCCGACCGCACCTCGCTCGTGGCCTTCCTGGCCGACGACCACCCCGGCGCGCTGATCGAACTGCTCCAGCAGTTCGCCGTGCGCGGGGTCAACCTCACCCGCCTGGAGTCCCGCCCCACCGGCGACGGCCTGGGCCGCTACTGCTTCTGCCTGGACGCCGACGGCCACGTGGCCGACCCCGCGGTCGGCGAGGCGCTGATGGGCCTGCGCCGGATCTGCAAGGAGGTCCGCTTTCTCGGCAGCTACCCGCGGGTCGGCCTTGGCACCGAGCTGAGCCCGTTCCTGCCCCCGCGCGGCACCACCAGCGCCGACTTCTACGAGGCCGAGCGCTGGCTCGCCCGCGTCCGCGCGGGCGAGCCCGGCTGA